A window of Verrucomicrobiota bacterium contains these coding sequences:
- a CDS encoding HAMP domain-containing sensor histidine kinase, whose protein sequence is MNLKTSVPFALLVLIPLGLLAVLAWEMSLKEQTQTAERFESLIEQQLNEIDATFRSELLRIEQQLLQAYQRAAATLEPSAIATPLVRHAFLLDADSRLLYPAPDTRNPASLEFLDHTQAIWASGLRFGEEETARPSPPPNELEEDLLAPLAPERSQAPAFGLKQARQRSLPRARVSTQETGWHAFFHGSDIGLLHWVRLDNGQTLGAEINRAAFLARLIGDLPSRLGGKASLPDTRIVLRSATREILHQWGAHRPEASQVPLLSLILSPPLESWTLDYYSATIPAPRTGLPLSVLLNLAALALVLLLLAWWFYRENNRALREASQRVSFVNQVSHELKTPLTNIRLYTEMAAEDLDGGPAHPAAQSLHIVQEESSRLSRLIQNVLSFARADRQKLQLHPQPLNPNTCIQQTLAHWQPTLDAAGITVETDLQSTQTASADPDALEQILGNLLSNIEKYAAQGGRAHIASHDVNGSIEIHIQDQGPGIPQHAREKIFTPFTRLSDQLTEGVSGTGIGLSIARTLAQEMNATLALRESSKGAHFVLTLPLPDSPLIQKTAKRSEQSA, encoded by the coding sequence TTGAACCTGAAAACTTCAGTCCCCTTCGCCCTGCTCGTCCTGATCCCCCTCGGGCTTCTGGCGGTCTTGGCTTGGGAAATGAGCCTCAAGGAACAAACGCAAACCGCCGAACGCTTCGAATCCCTCATCGAACAGCAGCTGAACGAAATCGACGCCACCTTTCGGAGCGAACTGCTCCGCATCGAGCAGCAGCTTCTGCAAGCCTACCAAAGGGCCGCCGCCACCCTCGAACCGAGCGCCATCGCCACCCCCCTCGTCCGCCACGCCTTTCTCCTGGATGCCGATTCCCGACTCCTCTACCCCGCCCCCGACACCCGGAACCCCGCCTCCTTGGAATTCCTCGACCACACCCAGGCCATCTGGGCCTCTGGCCTCCGCTTTGGCGAAGAGGAAACGGCCCGCCCTTCCCCCCCGCCAAACGAGCTGGAAGAAGACCTCCTCGCCCCCCTCGCGCCCGAGCGCTCTCAAGCCCCCGCCTTTGGCTTAAAACAAGCCCGCCAGCGCAGCCTCCCCCGGGCTCGTGTCAGCACTCAGGAAACCGGCTGGCACGCCTTCTTTCATGGGAGCGACATCGGCCTCCTCCACTGGGTCCGCCTCGACAACGGTCAAACCCTGGGCGCCGAAATCAATCGCGCCGCCTTCCTGGCGCGTCTCATCGGCGACCTCCCCTCCCGGCTCGGCGGGAAAGCCTCCCTCCCGGACACCCGCATCGTCCTGCGCAGCGCCACCCGGGAAATCCTCCATCAATGGGGAGCCCACCGCCCGGAGGCCAGCCAAGTCCCCCTCCTCTCGCTCATCCTCTCCCCCCCTCTCGAAAGCTGGACTCTCGACTACTACTCTGCCACCATTCCCGCCCCCCGGACCGGCCTCCCCCTCAGCGTCCTCCTCAACCTGGCCGCCCTCGCCCTTGTCCTCCTTCTCCTCGCCTGGTGGTTCTACCGGGAAAACAACCGCGCCCTCCGCGAAGCCTCCCAACGCGTCTCCTTCGTCAACCAAGTCAGCCACGAACTGAAAACCCCCCTTACCAACATCCGGCTTTACACCGAAATGGCCGCCGAAGACCTCGACGGCGGCCCTGCCCACCCCGCTGCGCAATCCCTCCACATCGTCCAGGAAGAAAGCTCCCGCCTCTCCCGGCTCATCCAAAACGTCCTCAGCTTCGCCCGCGCCGACCGCCAAAAGCTCCAACTCCACCCCCAACCCCTCAACCCCAACACCTGCATCCAACAAACCCTCGCCCACTGGCAACCCACCCTCGACGCCGCCGGCATCACCGTCGAGACCGACCTCCAAAGCACCCAAACCGCCTCCGCCGACCCCGACGCCCTCGAGCAAATCCTAGGCAACCTCCTCAGCAACATCGAAAAATACGCCGCCCAAGGAGGCCGAGCCCACATCGCCAGCCACGACGTCAACGGGAGCATCGAAATCCACATCCAAGACCAAGGCCCCGGCATCCCCCAACACGCCCGCGAAAAAATCTTCACCCCCTTCACCCGCCTGAGCGACCAACTGACCGAAGGCGTGAGCGGCAC
- a CDS encoding VWA domain-containing protein has protein sequence MKKILLTAFTALAFQSAPAVQDQLLLRSELSHPLLFAGETQSSYLKVGLTGFPMEPEAERAPINVTIVLDRSGSMSGQKIAHARQAAKMAVSRLSARDILSIVTYDDTVDVLVPATKLTHKKAIYAAIDEITSGGSTALFAGISKGAEELRKFKQAEAVNRIILLSDGQANVGPQTPQELGDLGSSLAREGIAVTTIGLGGGYNEDLMNQLALRSDGTHSFVETPQELAAVFDQELGDLQSVVAQAIEIEIEIADGIRPVRVLGREATIEGQKIKIALNQLYAEQEKFLLVEYEIPASQANRDQAIADARVTYRNMKTDQRETLETRSVARLTDDPAAAEEAANKEVMIAVVDFLANERNFAAMRLRDQGKIEEAKAVLRENALILDEAATTYAAPRLRVEAGFNRDDAENLIGAEWNEKRKAMTQRQNEKVTQNSGYRSKN, from the coding sequence ATGAAGAAAATCCTACTCACTGCCTTCACCGCCCTCGCTTTCCAAAGCGCCCCCGCCGTCCAGGACCAGCTCCTCCTCCGATCCGAGCTCAGCCACCCCCTCCTCTTCGCGGGAGAAACCCAAAGCTCCTACCTCAAAGTCGGGCTAACCGGCTTCCCCATGGAGCCGGAGGCCGAGCGAGCGCCCATCAATGTCACCATCGTGCTCGACCGCTCGGGCTCCATGTCGGGGCAAAAAATCGCCCACGCCCGCCAAGCCGCCAAAATGGCCGTCTCCCGCCTGAGCGCGCGAGACATCCTCTCGATTGTCACCTACGACGACACCGTGGATGTCCTCGTCCCCGCCACCAAACTCACCCATAAAAAAGCCATCTACGCCGCCATCGACGAAATCACCAGCGGCGGCAGCACCGCCCTCTTTGCCGGCATCTCCAAAGGCGCGGAAGAACTCCGCAAATTCAAACAAGCTGAGGCCGTCAATCGCATCATCCTCCTCTCGGATGGCCAGGCCAACGTCGGCCCGCAAACGCCTCAGGAACTCGGCGACCTCGGCTCCTCGCTCGCCCGGGAAGGCATCGCCGTCACCACCATCGGCCTGGGCGGCGGCTACAATGAAGACCTCATGAACCAGCTCGCCCTCCGCTCGGATGGCACCCACAGCTTCGTGGAAACGCCTCAGGAGCTGGCCGCCGTCTTCGACCAAGAACTCGGCGACCTCCAATCCGTGGTGGCCCAAGCCATCGAAATCGAAATCGAAATCGCCGACGGCATCCGCCCCGTGCGCGTCCTCGGACGGGAAGCCACCATCGAAGGCCAGAAGATCAAAATCGCCCTCAACCAGCTCTACGCCGAACAGGAGAAATTCCTCCTCGTGGAATACGAAATTCCCGCCAGCCAAGCCAACCGCGACCAAGCCATCGCCGACGCCCGCGTCACCTATCGCAACATGAAGACCGACCAACGCGAAACCTTGGAAACCCGATCGGTCGCCCGCCTCACGGACGACCCGGCCGCCGCCGAGGAAGCCGCCAACAAAGAAGTCATGATCGCCGTCGTCGACTTCCTCGCCAACGAACGCAACTTCGCCGCCATGCGCCTGCGCGATCAGGGTAAAATCGAAGAAGCTAAAGCCGTCCTCCGGGAAAACGCCCTCATCCTCGACGAAGCCGCCACCACCTACGCTGCTCCCAGGCTTCGGGTGGAGGCAGGCTTCAACCGAGACGACGCCGAAAACCTCATCGGGGCCGAATGGAACGAAAAACGCAAAGCCATGACCCAGCGCCAAAACGAAAAAGTCACCCAAAACAGCGGCTACCGCTCCAAAAACTAA
- a CDS encoding rhodanese-related sulfurtransferase, with amino-acid sequence MTDFQVLLFYLYTPMADPEGYRDRHRVLCESLELKGRVLVAKEGLNGTVSGTAENCERYREALRQDPVTAEMVFKTDPVAGHVFPRLSIKVREEIVSLGLGEEDVKPWEETGRSLSPREWRERMEQEEVILLDGRNEYESDLGRFEGAICPPVANFREFPDWIREHLAGAKERPILTYCTGGIRCEKLSGFLLREGFREVYQLEGGIVSYGKDETVQGEKFEGQCYVFDERVGVAVNRAEPPKVVSRCSLCGEPSDRYVNCGFSGCNARLFLCEACQEKEGCFCKEACREASEVPETNECVHDASVSASP; translated from the coding sequence ATGACAGATTTCCAGGTGCTTCTGTTTTACCTTTACACGCCGATGGCGGATCCGGAGGGGTATCGGGATCGGCACCGCGTACTTTGTGAATCACTGGAGCTGAAGGGACGAGTCTTGGTGGCGAAGGAGGGCCTCAACGGGACGGTTTCGGGAACAGCGGAGAATTGTGAGCGCTACCGGGAGGCGCTGCGCCAAGACCCGGTCACAGCGGAGATGGTCTTCAAGACGGATCCGGTGGCAGGGCATGTTTTTCCCCGACTTTCCATCAAGGTGCGCGAGGAGATTGTGAGTCTGGGACTGGGGGAGGAGGATGTGAAGCCGTGGGAGGAGACGGGTCGGTCTTTGAGCCCGCGAGAGTGGCGGGAAAGGATGGAGCAGGAAGAGGTGATCCTTTTGGATGGGCGGAATGAGTATGAGTCGGACCTGGGTCGCTTCGAGGGGGCGATCTGCCCACCGGTGGCGAATTTCCGCGAGTTTCCCGATTGGATCCGCGAGCATCTGGCCGGGGCCAAGGAACGGCCCATTTTGACCTACTGCACGGGGGGGATCCGCTGCGAGAAGCTTTCGGGGTTTCTCCTGAGGGAAGGCTTTCGTGAGGTCTACCAGCTCGAGGGGGGGATCGTGAGTTATGGGAAAGATGAGACGGTCCAAGGCGAGAAGTTTGAGGGGCAGTGTTATGTCTTCGACGAGCGGGTCGGGGTGGCGGTCAATCGGGCGGAGCCGCCCAAGGTGGTTTCCCGCTGCTCTCTCTGCGGCGAACCTTCGGACCGCTATGTGAACTGTGGCTTTTCTGGCTGCAATGCGCGGCTTTTCCTTTGTGAGGCTTGCCAGGAAAAGGAGGGGTGTTTCTGCAAGGAGGCTTGTCGGGAGGCGAGCGAAGTCCCCGAGACAAATGAATGCGTGCACGACGCCTCCGTCTCAGCATCACCATGA
- a CDS encoding RNA polymerase sigma factor, with protein MRARRLRLSITMTSQENSPAATQEWRNWFDKNGNRLLLFSRQQTRSAADAEDVLQDAIIRLWKWRLNKGEDPNQLPSLAEAYTAIRRTAIDLGRKETRRVKREQNVVEFDDEFGVTWFESSLEEDERDEQLRDAMKELPDKFKEVLTLKIWTGLTFAQIAETLDIPQNTAASRYRYALEALRRKIVGKANYSDFNNMMLLA; from the coding sequence ATGCGTGCACGACGCCTCCGTCTCAGCATCACCATGACCTCACAAGAAAACTCGCCCGCAGCCACGCAAGAATGGCGCAACTGGTTCGATAAAAACGGCAATCGCCTCCTCCTCTTCTCCCGGCAGCAGACCCGCTCGGCTGCGGACGCGGAGGATGTGCTGCAAGACGCCATCATCCGCCTCTGGAAGTGGCGCTTGAACAAGGGGGAAGACCCCAACCAGCTTCCCAGTCTGGCGGAGGCTTACACGGCCATCCGCCGGACGGCCATTGACCTCGGTCGCAAGGAGACCCGCCGGGTCAAGCGGGAGCAAAATGTGGTGGAGTTCGACGATGAGTTCGGCGTCACTTGGTTCGAGAGTTCGCTCGAAGAAGACGAACGAGATGAGCAGTTGCGCGATGCCATGAAAGAGCTACCGGACAAGTTCAAGGAGGTGTTGACGCTCAAGATTTGGACTGGTTTGACCTTTGCGCAAATCGCTGAGACCCTCGATATCCCACAAAACACCGCTGCCTCCCGCTATCGCTACGCCCTGGAAGCGCTCCGCCGAAAAATCGTGGGCAAAGCAAATTATTCCGATTTTAACAACATGATGCTTTTGGCCTGA
- a CDS encoding PDZ domain-containing protein yields the protein MKRTFVSTAVLCSLVTFASGQAGQATEDSARQAWLGIATNKLPEILYQHLDIPTGSGLAVDYVAPGSPAERGGLQKDDILVRLDEQLLINPEQLSVLVRQRAVGSTATLEVLRKKEPLSLQVEFGSLPPAMAEKRPLPSSPSGGASSIDQLLEEFLGEDLLGDALDRLRQEGGVRGVDPLLMDQFQSLLENRLGEVLPPSGPGVHRRVMNFDGEELLLQDQEGSIKVFSKEGKKWLEARDGDNEVVFSGPYETEEEKAKVPEALRDRLGSVSMAGGDLSEQLRQTFQFQLPPVPAVPEGEGEGLKELIPELPSEED from the coding sequence ATGAAGCGGACGTTCGTTTCAACTGCGGTCCTGTGCTCGCTGGTGACTTTTGCGAGTGGGCAAGCAGGACAAGCGACTGAGGATTCTGCTAGGCAGGCTTGGTTAGGCATCGCCACCAACAAGCTGCCGGAGATCCTTTATCAGCATCTCGACATCCCGACCGGTTCGGGCCTGGCGGTCGATTACGTGGCGCCCGGGAGTCCGGCGGAGCGAGGGGGCTTGCAGAAAGACGACATTCTGGTGCGGCTTGACGAACAACTCCTGATCAATCCGGAACAACTCTCGGTCTTGGTGCGCCAACGGGCGGTCGGCTCGACCGCCACCCTGGAAGTCCTTCGCAAAAAGGAGCCGCTGTCCTTGCAGGTCGAGTTTGGTTCTTTGCCCCCGGCCATGGCTGAGAAGAGACCGCTTCCGTCTTCGCCTTCGGGGGGCGCTTCTTCCATCGATCAGCTTTTGGAGGAGTTTTTGGGTGAGGACCTCTTGGGAGACGCTCTCGACCGCTTGCGCCAGGAGGGTGGGGTGAGAGGGGTGGATCCTCTCTTGATGGACCAGTTTCAATCCCTTCTGGAAAATCGGCTGGGGGAGGTCCTCCCACCGAGCGGGCCTGGGGTCCATCGTCGGGTCATGAATTTCGACGGAGAGGAGCTGCTTCTCCAGGATCAAGAGGGCTCCATCAAGGTTTTCTCGAAAGAAGGCAAGAAATGGTTGGAGGCACGCGATGGAGACAATGAGGTGGTCTTCAGTGGCCCCTACGAGACGGAAGAGGAGAAGGCCAAGGTGCCGGAAGCGCTCCGGGATCGTTTGGGGTCGGTTTCAATGGCCGGGGGGGACCTTTCCGAGCAACTTCGCCAGACGTTCCAGTTTCAGTTGCCACCTGTGCCGGCCGTTCCCGAAGGGGAGGGCGAGGGGTTGAAGGAGTTGATTCCCGAGCTGCCGTCGGAAGAGGACTAA
- a CDS encoding DUF1080 domain-containing protein has translation MKTPRPLPLSLLLSSALASSCLHAAEPIQLFNGTDLEGWSVKGGRATYEVVEGAIVGTTQPKSPNTFLCPEQTFSDFELTFEVQCDPKLNSGVQIRSIDSTENLPEELTGTTLKKASKRTKSGSLTGPQVEIAANNKAGSIYFEGVGGWLVEGSPKTAAKAYLKEDWNHYKIRVEGKRIRVWINDQLVTDGEDSTSHFSEGFLGFQVHSIKPGVGPFQVRWRNISLLPL, from the coding sequence ATGAAAACTCCCCGCCCCCTGCCCCTCTCTCTTCTTCTCTCCAGCGCGCTGGCCAGCTCTTGCCTCCACGCGGCCGAGCCCATCCAGCTTTTTAACGGGACGGACCTGGAGGGCTGGTCAGTCAAAGGAGGCCGAGCCACTTACGAGGTCGTCGAAGGGGCCATCGTGGGAACGACTCAGCCGAAGTCTCCCAACACCTTCCTCTGCCCGGAGCAAACCTTCTCCGACTTCGAACTCACCTTCGAGGTCCAATGTGATCCCAAGCTCAATAGCGGGGTGCAGATTCGTTCGATCGACAGCACGGAAAACCTGCCCGAAGAACTCACCGGAACCACCCTCAAGAAAGCCAGCAAGCGGACCAAATCCGGCAGCCTCACTGGACCCCAAGTGGAAATCGCCGCCAACAACAAAGCCGGCTCGATTTACTTTGAAGGCGTGGGCGGGTGGCTGGTGGAAGGCTCGCCCAAAACCGCTGCCAAGGCCTACCTCAAAGAAGACTGGAACCACTACAAAATTCGGGTCGAAGGAAAAAGAATTCGGGTCTGGATCAATGACCAGCTCGTGACCGATGGAGAAGACAGCACTTCCCACTTCTCGGAAGGCTTCCTCGGCTTTCAAGTCCACAGCATCAAACCCGGAGTCGGCCCCTTCCAAGTCCGCTGGAGAAACATCTCCCTCCTCCCACTGTAA
- a CDS encoding DUF1080 domain-containing protein, with translation MKYFLPLSVACLLAGASPGLADEPEAPQLAPRFEKLYQKLREKPSTPEPSAMLLNTDPEPDLSQGFVSLYNGKNLDGWVQRGADNLYHAEGEAIVGTYVPPQANSYLCTVRDDFTDFIFTVEFKWLLQGNSGIQFRSRVIGRGGVQGPQVELEEAARKRGWTGGVYGQGLGGFLYPLWLDAHQEARQAVKFDDWNRITIHAEGATVKTWVNGVPCAHFQNEEFLSGYFALQVHKAEEGLIHFRNILVKEL, from the coding sequence ATGAAATACTTCCTCCCCCTCTCCGTAGCCTGCTTGCTCGCCGGGGCCTCCCCCGGCCTGGCGGACGAGCCCGAAGCCCCGCAGCTCGCTCCCCGATTTGAGAAGCTCTACCAAAAGCTGCGCGAAAAGCCCTCCACCCCGGAGCCTTCGGCCATGCTTCTCAACACCGACCCCGAGCCAGACTTGAGCCAGGGCTTCGTCTCGCTCTACAATGGAAAGAACCTTGATGGCTGGGTCCAGCGCGGAGCCGACAATCTCTACCACGCAGAAGGGGAAGCCATCGTGGGCACCTACGTGCCACCCCAGGCCAATTCCTACCTCTGCACGGTTCGAGACGACTTCACGGACTTCATCTTCACGGTGGAGTTCAAATGGCTTCTCCAAGGCAACTCTGGCATTCAATTCCGCTCCCGAGTCATCGGCCGAGGAGGCGTCCAGGGGCCGCAGGTCGAGCTGGAAGAAGCCGCCCGGAAACGCGGGTGGACGGGCGGCGTCTACGGCCAAGGATTGGGAGGCTTTCTCTACCCCCTCTGGCTGGATGCCCACCAAGAAGCCCGTCAGGCCGTCAAGTTCGATGACTGGAACCGCATCACCATCCACGCCGAGGGCGCCACCGTCAAAACTTGGGTCAATGGAGTGCCGTGCGCCCATTTTCAAAATGAAGAGTTCCTGAGCGGCTATTTTGCCCTGCAAGTTCACAAGGCGGAAGAAGGCCTCATTCACTTCCGTAATATCTTGGTCAAGGAACTGTAA